A window of Amphiprion ocellaris isolate individual 3 ecotype Okinawa chromosome 12, ASM2253959v1, whole genome shotgun sequence contains these coding sequences:
- the si:dkey-12h9.6 gene encoding macoilin-1 has product MRSQTSSQVEANVLVRQEGLFYLSLPSFFSFFFPPPPPPPPPPLSAAAVTNKQHGGSRSRKMKKRYVDANRLRKMKKLKITEKLSESAYTFLKFMVMWTLVLLADFILEFRLEYLWPCWLFFGSVYTTFHCHGLVICVVFVCAAFTLDIFCLIFVPLHWLFFVASTYVLFNYIWHTEKGICISTVSLWILLVYTEASLRLKDLKTSHANLSHLFAAHCIGYPVVYLGFDATCYFTNIFKLRIQKAVQSENDFHMHLLQHSLPPGLQVYPKTATDGGSKWKVKPESSQYQCQNDAVVAHDEAHTVDCLQIRSEERSAEKGSQEVRSAESNRRPTSSSKPGVAESKDLLHSGAGGPEPSSNPENLPQEEHGSKATRAAKSSSPKARRGSTNTPSPPAGRTEKKQRSSSKTISPNRDVADKSTTAAQSYHAEQMNKLDQELRRLKGELQTSRQSEQELRSHICNLTNSERSLRPEVSLLRQSNMLLQSKILCLTKTKQRDKQTSAMLEKKTRVEAEARVSAEKQLAELQAQKLEEAASTARSLSNRQEHCETQMLRKRVKDLETEYKQLQLEYQVKESRVVDLESDVEALGKYRCVEKETDMLLSTLSAMQEKAQHLEYNLSAETRIKLDLFSALGDARRQLEIAQDKVMKQDREISEMKQKIAEVMAVSPGVSYVAPRPQVPQYLTKLLNSERYMLNPRALMYQCLKK; this is encoded by the exons ATGCGCTCGCAGACATCATCACAGGTTGAAGCGAACGTCCTCGTCCGCCAGGagggtttgttttatttatctctgccctcgtttttttcttttttctttcctcctcctcctcctcctcctccgccgccGCTCTCTGCCGCCGCGgtgacaaacaaacagcacGGAGGGAGCAGAAGCCGTAAGATGAAGAAACGCTATGTGGACGCGAACAGGCTCCGGAAAATGAAGAAGCTGAAAATCACGGAGAAGCTGTCTGAGAG CGCCTACACCTTCCTGAAGTTTATGGTGATGTGGACGCTGGTGCTGCTGGCGGATTTCATCCTTGAATTCAGACTGGAGTATTTGTGGCCATGCTGGCTCTTCTTTGGGAGCGTGTACACCACTTTCCACTGCCACGGGCTG gttatttgtgttgtttttgtttgcgcTGCCTTCACGCTGGAcatcttttgtttaatttttgttccTTTGCACTGGCTGTTCTTTGTGGCGAGCACCTATGTATTATTCAATTACATATGGCACACAG AAAAAGGCATCTGTATATCGACGGTGTCCTTGTGGATTCTGCTGGTTTACACCGAGGCTTCGCTTCGGCTCAAAGACCTTAAAACCTCTCATGCCAACCTGTCTCATCTTTTTGCTGCACACTG TATCGGATATCCTGTAGTTTATCTGGGGTTCGATGCCACCTGCTACTTCACCAACATCTTCAAGCTGCGCATACAGAAAGCTGTGCAGAGTGAGAACGACTTCCACATGCACCTCCTTCAGCACTCGCTGCCTCCAGGCCTGCAGGTTTACCCCAAGACTGCCACAGATGGCG GTTCAAAATGGAAGGTCAAGCCTGAGTCGAGTCAGTACCAGTGTCAGAACGACGCTGTGGTGGCCCACGATGAGGCCCACACTGTGGACTGCCTCCAGATCCGCAGTGAGGAGAGATCAGCAGAGAAAGGCTCGCAGGAGGTGAGGTCAGCTGAATCGAACCGTCGACCGACATCGTCATCCAAGCCCGGTGTGGCCGAGTCCAAAGACCTGCTCCACAGCGGGGCGGGAGGACCGGAACCATCCTCAAACCCGGAAAACCTACCTCAAGAGGAGCACGGAAGCAAAGCCACACGGGCGGCTAAGAGCTCCTCGCCGAAAGCCCGCAGAGGCAGCACGAACACTCCTTCACCACCTGCAGGAAGGACGGAGAAGAAACAGAGATCCAGCTCAAAAACAATCAGCCCCAACAGGGACGTGGCAGATAAGAGCACCACAGCGGCTCAGAGCTACCACGCTGAACAGATGAACAA GCTGGATCAGGAGCTGAGGAGGCTGAAGGGCGAGCTGCAGACGAGTAGGCAGAGCGAACAGGAGCTGCGAAGTCACATCTGCAACCTTACCAACAGTGAGAGGAGCCTGAGACCAGAAGTTTCTCTGCTCAGACAGTCCAACATGCTGCTCCAGAGCAA GATTCTGTGCTTGACTAAAACCAAGCAGAGGGACAAGCAGACCAGTGCGATGCTGGAGAAGAAGACCAGAGTGGAAGCAGAGGCCAGAGTCTCTGCTGAGAAACAGTTGGCTGAGCTtcaggctcagaaactggaggaggcGGCGAGCACAGCACGGAGTCTATCGAACAG GCAGGAACACTGTGAAACCCAAATGTTAAGGAAAAGGGTTAAAGATCTAGAGACAGAGTACAAACAACTACAGCTGGAGTATCAAGTGAAAGAGAGTCGTGTGGTAGATCTAGAGAGTGATGTTGAG GCTTTGGGAAAGTACCGCTGTgtggagaaagagacagacatgCTGCTGTCCACTCTGTCAGCCATGCAGGAGAAAGCTCAACATCTGGAGTACAACCTGAGCGCTGAGACTCGCATCAAACTGGACCTTTTCTCTGCACTGGGAGACGCCCGCAGGCAGCTGGAAATCGCTCAAG